GAAAAGAGGAATATCAGGTTCTGGAAGCTTGCGGATGAGCAATCAAACCAATCAACCAGTCCGCCTTGCCTTACTTTCACGGCATTCTCCCATCGAGAGGAAAGGAACGTCCTCAAAGACAGCTAATGATGCAGTTCCAGCACATTGGGATTTTGCTCCTCAAGAAGGTAGTAAACAAGGGCTGATTCTAGCCTTGCCTAACGGAGATCTCAAACTGGAAAAAGGTGATATTTTAGTTGCTTTTGCACAAGACGGTTCTCGTCGCTATTGGGGACCTTATGTTGTTGGAGAAACCTTTTCTCCCAGTTGGAATGCTCAAAGCAAAGAATGGCAACTTATTTTGATTAACAGTGACCAGTGACCAGTGACCAGTGACCAGTGACCAGTGACCAGTGACCAGTGACCATGAACTGGTTACTGGTTATTGGTTCAGGAACCAAGAAGTTGAGCTAAAGTCTTCTAAATAAACGACCAATGCCCAATGCTCAATGCCCAATCCAAAATCCAAAATCCAAAATCCAAAATCCAAAATCCAAAATCCAAAATCCAAAATCCAAAATCCAAAATCCAAAATCCCCAATAACCAATGACAAATCAGTGGTGGAGTAGTGTAGAGAAGCGTCCAGCCCTCGCTGTGACTTTATCAATTTTATGGGTGATTTTAACAGGTGGGATTGCTTTTGTTTGGCATTTAGGCAGTATTGGCTTAATTGATGAGACAGAGCCTCTGTTTGCTGAAGCATCTCGCCAAATGTTTGTTACGGGTGATTGGATTACACCGTTTTTTAATGCTGAAACTCGATTTGATAAGCCTGCTCTGATTTACTGGTTTCAAGCGATCGCTTTTTCAATTTTGGGTGTGAATGAATGGGCGGTGCGTTTACCTTCGGCACTTGCTGCTATAGGATTGATGGGGTTAGGATCATACACTATACAATGGTACTTTGCAAGGGAAGATGAATTAGAGCATAAGTACCGTCCAGCCTTGCGGTGGATAACAGCAGGGTTTGGAACAGCGGTTATGGCACTCAATCCCGAAATGATTGTTTGGGGTAGAACAGGTGTTTCAGATATGCTGCTGACAGGTTGTATGGCATCAGCATTACTGTGCTTTTTTTTGGGATATGCCCACCCCTCAAAATCTAATGTACAAGCACGTTGGTATATAGCGTTTTACGTACTGATTGCGGGAGCAATTTTAACAAAAGGACCAATAGGAATTGTTTTACCTGGGCTGATTGTTGGTATATTTTTGCTGTACTTGGGTAATATTACGCAAGTGTTGCGGGAAATGCGCCCTTTAACAGGTTTGCTGATCGTTATCTGTTTATCATTACCCTGGTATATACTAGTTATTTGGCGCAATGGTTGGGATTATATTAACTCCTTTTTTGGATATCACAACGTTGAACGCTTTACAAATGTTGTTAATCGTCACTCAGCTCCCTGGTATTTTTATTTTGTAGTTGTGCTGCTTGGCTTTGCACCATATTCGGTGTATTTACCTCTGGCAATGGGACGGTTAAAGTTTTGGCAGCGAAAATACTGGCGATCGCAAGAACGCTCCAGACAACTAGGTTTATTTGCCTTTTGTTGGTTTGTTGGAATCTTTGGTTTTTTCACCATTGCTGTGACAAAACTTCCCAGCTACGTGTTACCCCTAATGCCAGCAGCAGCTATTTTAATAGCGTTATTATGGGGTGACTTATTAGACAAGGGAAACAAGGAGGAACTTTCTCCCTCACTCCCTCACTCCCTCACTCCCTCCCTCCCTCTCTTCCAACGAACTGGCTGGGTGAATGTCGCTTTTTTGTCAGCAATAGCAGTAACAATGTTTTACTTACCCCAAATAATAGGTAACGATCCTGCAGCACCCGACTTTCGTAACTTGCTGGAGCGATCGGGTTTAACCGTTTTGGGAGGAGCGATTTGGATTTTAAGTGCTATAGCAATTGCTGTTTCGCTCATGCGCCGTCGTTACAAGACTGTGCTAATTATCAATATTGTAGGATTTGCAGCATTCCTGATGGTTGTTCTCACACCTGCCTTATTTTTAATGGATCGGGAACGTCAGCTACCTTTAAGAGAATTATCTGAAATCGTAGTTCAAACACAAAAACCTGGTGAAGAATTGGTTATGGTTGGCTTTAAAAAACCTACAGTTGTTTTTTATACTCGTCGTCCTGTTACATACAAAAAAATAACTGCGACTGCAGCACAATACCTTCAAGACAAAGCAGCAAAGAAGCCATCACCTTCCTCAGTACTAGTTCTTGCTCAACCGAAAAAGTTTCCCGAAATGGGATTTAAGCCCACTGATTACGAAAATTTAGGGACTCGTGGTGCTTATCAGCTTGTTCGGATTTTTTTTAAATAGTTGTTTGTTAGTTGTTAGTTGTTAGTTGTTAGTTGTTAGTTGTTAGTTGTTGGTTGTTTTACTACTAACCACTAACCACTAACCACTAACCATTTAAAGTTTGATTAATCTCCTTTAATAATTCTTCCATTGATATAGAGCGCGGTAAGATTTGGCAACTCACTGAGCTTAAAACAGTCTCTACCGATTCTGACTGGTTATAGGTTCTCCGCTTAACAATGGTAGATTGCTCGTTTTCCAAGTCCATAGAATTTAAGCGTTGATCGAGTACCAACACTGGTGGCAAATCGAAAGGCAACTGTCCCAAGACTTTCAGTGCTGTGTGAGCCTCTTTTGTACGAGTAGACTCTCCCAAGCAAATCAGGAGTAGATCGACACTTTGGTGACGAATTTGTTGTAACAGTTCTGCCCAA
This genomic interval from Scytonema hofmannii PCC 7110 contains the following:
- a CDS encoding ArnT family glycosyltransferase — encoded protein: MTNQWWSSVEKRPALAVTLSILWVILTGGIAFVWHLGSIGLIDETEPLFAEASRQMFVTGDWITPFFNAETRFDKPALIYWFQAIAFSILGVNEWAVRLPSALAAIGLMGLGSYTIQWYFAREDELEHKYRPALRWITAGFGTAVMALNPEMIVWGRTGVSDMLLTGCMASALLCFFLGYAHPSKSNVQARWYIAFYVLIAGAILTKGPIGIVLPGLIVGIFLLYLGNITQVLREMRPLTGLLIVICLSLPWYILVIWRNGWDYINSFFGYHNVERFTNVVNRHSAPWYFYFVVVLLGFAPYSVYLPLAMGRLKFWQRKYWRSQERSRQLGLFAFCWFVGIFGFFTIAVTKLPSYVLPLMPAAAILIALLWGDLLDKGNKEELSPSLPHSLTPSLPLFQRTGWVNVAFLSAIAVTMFYLPQIIGNDPAAPDFRNLLERSGLTVLGGAIWILSAIAIAVSLMRRRYKTVLIINIVGFAAFLMVVLTPALFLMDRERQLPLRELSEIVVQTQKPGEELVMVGFKKPTVVFYTRRPVTYKKITATAAQYLQDKAAKKPSPSSVLVLAQPKKFPEMGFKPTDYENLGTRGAYQLVRIFFK